Within Gouania willdenowi chromosome 24, fGouWil2.1, whole genome shotgun sequence, the genomic segment tgaccagctggccgtgacccacccagtacaggtccgcgacccacttttgggtcccgacccaccagttgagaaccactgcaattGCTGCCCTTTCATTCATTCCAAACTATGGCAAATCAGATCAAAAATGGACTTTCATCCATAGGCATTGTCATCAATTATTGGTTTCCCTTTCAAATTTCTGGGTTGAAAAATCAAATGTGTACATGTTTAAAATACTTAGTGTGGTTTCCAGGACATTGAATCCGTTGCATGGTTGAAGTGCAAGTTGTGACATTGCATTAGTTTATTTTCCTGGTTCCTGCCCCCAAATAACCGTGTGCACTCAGCAGAGGAGTGAGGGGGGAGCGTGGGAGCCACTTCCAGTCCTGACTCCTGACTTTAATCCTCAGCAGGCACAAACCTCCATGTAAACCAGACTGTGCTGAACCGAGCAGtggtaaaaatatattttatttgactttgaTTGAATATTCTCCTAATTGTCTTCTATAGTTTCCCTGATTATGAGGTTATAAAGGACTGGCTGGAAGGATCTTGGGAGTATTTCCACTGAAATGCGCACTGAGCTGACTCTGAGCTTATTGGGAATTTCTGCATTAGCAGGCAAAACGCTTCCCGTTTCCCTCGTATTCGCACATGCAGATAAATGGAGTAACGGAAAAGGAGGGGGCGCTGAAAAAAACTTCCCACAACGCGctgggctggtgatggtcatatAAGACAAGTGGATCTTCCGCTGAAGGAAAGTGCGTCTGGTGATGATCACATCACACAAATAGCAAAGTAGACTCCCCTGGGGGCAGGTGGCCACGTCGGAGAGACAGAATAAAAAGTGAGCTTCACTACAGAACGGACACATCTGCCATTCCGACGATTACGCACGTACGGCGCGCGGGGAATCGGACCAGCAGCCAAAGCGGAAGAGAaacttgctgctgtttttttaaattatatatatatattaatttgaattgaatttttaCATAAAAGGTTGCTGACTGAGGGGAAATCTATTGGATTTATAAGCTCACTCTACCTAAGTTTTACGCCTGCCAATTGAACTGAACGCAAGCACAAGTTTTTAAGGTAGGTTGGTGCACATTCTATTACATACATGTTCTATTCTAAACAGgcttttgtcatgttttttttaccctttatctgtgaaatgaaataaatgtttgtttcatttgGTCCATTTTACTAAAATCCTCACTGTTATGTCACCAGGACGCTGTAGTCTGCTTAAGAATGTGGATTGTTGATGTTATTTCCTcatcatttgtcatttttgtgtggctAGTTTGAATTAATTGTCATgaattgcttaaaaaaaaaaaaaaatggaattggaAAACGCGTAAAAGttcttttaaatgtttccaCTTTTTGGTGCGCCTTTACGCACTTGCTGCTTGTTCTTCAGCACTTATCAGCTCTAAGTATATACTCTGGTTTATTTGTAGGAAGGGTGTaacctccctcctcctccccccgtGCAGGTGTCAGTGCAAAGAAGAAGTGAACACCCCTTCTTTAGTCTCTTTCTGCACCATGGGGGCCCTGCGCGCACTACGCACACACTTTGCTGTTGGACTGGTGTTGCTATTGTTCATGCTGACCGGCCACTGTAGCCATTGCGCGCCCTCCCCGGCCCCGGCTGTGGATGTGGAGGTGGATGTGGATGTGGAAGGAGGCGTGGACGTAAAGGTGGACGTAAGGCGGATGGTGGAACTGGTGAAGCACGTGGAGAAGAGCCGCGGACACCACGGTGTCAAAACACCGGCACTGGGAGCGTCACGGCAGAGGACGGTAGAGCAGAAGCAATTACGCACAGTGAAAACAGAGAGAGGGACTCAAGCAGCCGGTGAGTGGCAGGcagcaaatgtatttattttttatttatttattatagggACAGTCCATATTAGACCTGAAGGATAATTAAAAGCTGACCCACCCAGATAAATATGGTTGAAAAGACAGTGGAAAAACGTTTTTGCGTAAAGAACATCAAAATTTGGTAGAAAAGTGAAAAGTCTTACTTTTCAGGTCTTATACCTGCACTCaagattaatttaatttaattaattaattaattaattaattaattaaaagtgtTATATCTTACCTTTCCAATTGTAGTCAACTTTTACCAGAatcagatttgtatttttggtttatgaTTTTGGGCTGTTATAGTGTGAAGCTgttacaatatactgtattttcctcatttttatgGCTAATTTGGTCCAAATTAGGccaaataaaagggttagggttGAACCAAATGTGCTAAATCTGGACTAAGTTTGACGGTCCAATAACAACCCAATTTCAACAACTATATTGTGAAAAAATGTTGATCTAGTTGAATGGTCCCATCACCCAATTTGACTACACTTGGGCTAAAACTGGACTACGTTGGACGATTCAATGACAACTTAATTTCTACAACTATTTTTGGGCCAAAATTGGACCAAGTTGGATGATCCAATGGCAACTAAATTTCAACACTTATATTGGGGCTAAATTTGAACCAATTTTGATGGTCCAAAAAAACTCCCCAATTTCAACGACTATATTTGGGCTAAATCGAGGCTAAGATGGAACGACCAGCTTTAGCCCAAAAAGAACATCTAAATTGCGTTGGGTGTTTGTAAGGGACCAAACTGGAAATCTTCATAAACATGTGACATACATTCCAATGAGATCTATTTTGAATAAGTGTATGATTTTGCCCAGGCAGTCTTGGTTTatcttaaaaaaatgttttggagTTCTgtgatttaaagtaaaaaagttgATTCTTTCTGTCTACTGAAACTCTTAACATTCCTCTTCTGTTGTGTCTCTAGTTGGGTTTCCCAGGGATTTGAGGAAGAAAGAGAAATTCCTTGTATATTTAACAGGTAAAGTGCAACAGAATGCAAAACTTTCCTGGACTAGAACTTTACATCCTGCAGTGCAGATTAAAGGAGAACCTTTTACCTTTTCAGGTCCTCTCTACTTTAGCCCCAAGTGCAGGAAGAATGCGTACCGACTATACCACCACACCAGAGACTGCACGATACCTGCATGTAAGCTGCCATTAGAAAAGTCTTTGAAATGATGTTG encodes:
- the alkal2a gene encoding aLK and LTK ligand 2a, producing the protein MGALRALRTHFAVGLVLLLFMLTGHCSHCAPSPAPAVDVEVDVDVEGGVDVKVDVRRMVELVKHVEKSRGHHGVKTPALGASRQRTVEQKQLRTVKTERGTQAAVGFPRDLRKKEKFLVYLTGPLYFSPKCRKNAYRLYHHTRDCTIPAYFKRCARLLTRLAGSPQCTEG